CGGCTTCGCACgttctgtcaggcaacccaaaatacatccttcgatgtgtcaaattatactcttgTCCGTCCCGGCTTCGCACGTTCtatcaggcaacccaaaatacattcTTCGAAGcgtcaaattatactctatgaATGATCTCTTGGTCGGAGGAAAAAAGAAAGCCTTTCTTTTCCgtacgattttttcgaaaatattttgttagaTCCTTTTATATATATAGATTCCCTGTAtacaatatataattattttgtatgtacttattctgtaaaaaaaatgcGTTCAGCAGTTTCGGAGCATGTTGGTTGGTGAAGAGTTTGTGTGACGAATCTCTAAGTCTAATTcactttttcatcaatttttattttgagatGAAGTTATATGAAAGTTTCTAATCGCAAaaggaatgaaatgaaaaattgaaaacaaacatttatttCGATAACTGTATGTTTTTCTTTGGTTAAATGGACATAAAACATGAACAAGTGATGTGATCATTTTAAATAAGTTAATTAAATATAGTTTTTGTATTAATCTGAGTGACTCTttaacaataaaattataaaaacaaGTTTTGTATGATAAATTAATCTAAAATTCCAAAGCACAAGAAGATATCACCTTCCACAAACACTGAATGAACATTTGTTTTCAATGTCTATATGTCCATTTCTACTTCTGAAACCATCATTCGAAAGTATAAACTTGGCGTCGTTTTCTTTGCTGAAGGGTTccacaatgaaattttttggtGTTGGTGCAaaattttcagcaataatttcctCACTAACGATAAgattgttttcagttttatttggaCTTCTAGAGTCAATTTGCTTTGCTTCCGTGCCGTTCTTAACATCATGTTTCGttccagaaatattattatacgAAACAGGGTTAATATCAGGTTTTGCCGTCTGATAAGATATTCCTGATCCTTCTAGCAGAGAGTCAGGAAAAGGTGGATGTGTTATATCTAAACCCTCAATCAAATCATGTTGATCCAAACTTTGTTCGTTGCCATTGCCGATAGGCATCCCATAGGAATTCACAGCACCAGGGGTTCCGTAGCTAGTAGCAGGACTATCATATTGCAGTGCTGGACTAAATCCCGCAGGAACCTCATAATCGCTGTTGTAGGAGGTACTTGGAAAATCTGAAGACTGTGGTGAACCGTAGTTTTGTTGAGGTGGTGGTACATCTTGAGGTGACCCATAGTTCTGTTCTGGGGGTGCTTGATAAGAATTTGATGGCGGAGCATTGTAGTCTTGTGATATAATCTGTTCGAAAGTGAGTGTAGAAGGAGTTTCGAAGGATATCTGTGGTGGTCCATAATCTGAAGATGGAGGGGCACCATAATCTGACGATGGTTCGTCTCCAAACCCGGAAGATGGAGGTGCGCCATAACTAGATGATGGAGGTGCGCCATAACTAGAAGATGGAGGTGCCCCATAACTTGAAGATGGAGGAGCGCCATAACTAGAAGATGGAGGTGCGCCATAACTAGAAGATGGAGGTGCGCCGTAACTAGAAGATGGAGGTGCGCCATAATCCGAAGAAGGAGGTGCTCCATAACTAGAAGATGGAGGTGCTCCATAACCCGAAGAAGGAGGTGCTCCATAACTCGAAGACGGAGGTGCGCCATAACTGGAAGATGGAGGTGCGCCATAACTAGAAGATGGCGGTGCGCCATAACTAGAAGACGGAGGTGCGCCATAACTGGAAGATGGCGGTGCGCCATAACTGGAAGATGGGGGTGCGCCATAACTAGAAGAGGGAGGTGCGCCATAACTAGATGATGGGGGTGG
Above is a window of Harmonia axyridis chromosome X, icHarAxyr1.1, whole genome shotgun sequence DNA encoding:
- the LOC123686263 gene encoding extensin-like gives rise to the protein MGALHINTAVILWIMYWTVKSCIASDSEESIRIKREPPPSFGFSSSYFPKPKPSYGAPKPVYGPPKPVYGPPKPSYGPPKPSYGPPKPSYGPPKPSYGPPKPSYGPPKSSYGPPKFSYGPPPKSSYGPPKPSYGPPKSLYGPPKPVYGPPKPVYGPPKPMYLPPPSSSYGAPPSSSYGAPPSSSYGAPPSSSYGAPPSSSYGAPPSSSYGAPPSSSYGAPPSSSYGAPPSSGYGAPPSSSYGAPPSSDYGAPPSSSYGAPPSSSYGAPPSSSYGAPPSSSYGAPPSSSYGAPPSSSYGAPPSSGFGDEPSSDYGAPPSSDYGPPQISFETPSTLTFEQIISQDYNAPPSNSYQAPPEQNYGSPQDVPPPQQNYGSPQSSDFPSTSYNSDYEVPAGFSPALQYDSPATSYGTPGAVNSYGMPIGNGNEQSLDQHDLIEGLDITHPPFPDSLLEGSGISYQTAKPDINPVSYNNISGTKHDVKNGTEAKQIDSRSPNKTENNLIVSEEIIAENFAPTPKNFIVEPFSKENDAKFILSNDGFRSRNGHIDIENKCSFSVCGR